In Methanocella paludicola SANAE, the sequence TTCACGGCAGCCGTGCCCATGGCGTGGAACAGCGCGCTCAGCGTGGACATGGCTGCGGCGAGCAACGTGAGCAGGAATATCACGACGAACCAGTCGGGCAGCGCCATGTTGATGTATAAGGGGAATACGGAGTCCGTGTTGCCTCCCGCTGCCGCGACCGCCAGCTTCCCCATTTCCTGGTAGAAGTAGACGTTCGTCAGCGCGCCCACGGTGTAGGCGACGCCGGGCAGCATCAGGATGGCGAACCCGCCGATCGCCACGGCCCGGTTCAGGGACTTGTTATCCTTTGCCGTCATGAACCGTACGATCAGCTGCGGCTGGGCGAGAACGCCGATGCCGACACCCATTATGATGGTGGTCACGAGCGTGAGCCACATGGGCGAGCCGAAGGCCGGCATGGAAGTCCAGCCTGTCATGCCCTGGCTGCGGGCCGCGTCCGACACGAGGCTCGCCATGTTCGTGAGCGTCTCATGGGCGTTCGTGATACCGCCCATGGATACGTATGTAAAGACCAGCAGGAAGGTCATGCCCACGAGCATGATGATGGCCTGGAACGAGTCCGTGTAGATGACGGCCAGTAATCCTCCGACGACAACGTAGATGGCCGTGATGGCGGCGAATAATATCAATGCCAGGTTATAGTCCATGGCGAACGTGGTCTCGACGAACCGGGCGCCCCCGATCATGACCGCCGAGGTGTACAGCGGCATGCCCAGGACGATCACGAGGCCGCAGGCGTACTGCATGAAAGCCGAGTTGAAGATCTTCCCCATCAGGTCGGGGAAGGTGACGGCCTTCAGCCTCTGGCCGATCTCCCGGGTCTTTTTGCCATAAACGACGAACGCGATAAGGATGCCGAAGAAGATGTTAAAGCCGACCAGCCAGATGATGCCCATGCCCATGTTGGCCGCGACGCCGCCGAAGCCCACGATGGCCGAGGTGCTGATGAACGTGGCCGCGTAGGACAGCGCGATGAGCGCCGGATGGACTTTCCGGCCGGCGAGCATGTAGTCCTCGGTGCCCTTGGTCTGTTTCCATCCCAGGTATCCTAAGAATAATACGATGGCTAAATAAACGGCCGTACATAAGGCGAATATCCACAGGTCCACGGCCATTTACTATTCACCGCCTTCGTTCCATTTCAATATGCCGTATAATATGCAAGCGATAGTCACGCCTATCGTGAAAATATATCCGCCCAGAATCCACGGATCATCGATGCCGAACATTTAAACTCTCCCTGACTATGGTATGTCATAACATAGCATTTGGTATGCTATAGCATAGCATTCGTACTTTTGGGATATAAAGATTTTGTCTGTATTGCGGCGTTAAAAAAATTATAGGGCGATCCAGACGAAGAGGATCGCTCCCACGATAAGCGTCAGGAGAATAGAGACGACGGCCGACTTGCGGATGACCTCGCCCTCGATGCCGAGCCGGTCGATGACGGCGGCGGCGTTCACGATCTTGGCGGGCGATATGCCCGATGCGATGCCGCCCGAGACGGCGTGGGCGGCGTAGACCTTCATGAAGTCGATGTCCAGGACATCGGTCGACTTTTTCAGGATGCCGTGGAACATCACGTTCGACGACGCCTCGCTGCCCGATACGAAGCAGCCGAACAGCCCCAGCAGCGGGCTCACGGCAGGGAATGCGGAGGCGCCGAAGAACGCCGCAAGGCTCAGGCCTATGACCGCGTTCATATTAAGGTCTATGGCCCCGGTAGCGAATGCCAGAGCACCGTCGACGACCGACTGCGCCGAATAGTCCATCACATAGGCGATGGCGAAGAAGACTGCGGCCGCCAGCGTGGGGCTCCAGGCCCGGCGGGCCCACACTTTAAGGACTTCCCGTGCCTGGCTTTTCGATTTAACTAAAAACGGGGCCGAGATGACCGTGCTTACCAGCACCCAGAAGTACGCCTGGTTCAGGACCTTCAGGTCGATGACCTTGTTCGAGTAGACGGCGACCTTGTTCAGGCCTCCGGGTATGCCGTGGAGCATGGTGGAAATGAAAGGTATGCTGATCAGGATACAGAACGCTATCAGCAGCCCCCACGGGAGCAGCGCATTCCGCAGCGGCATCCGTGCGCCGCCGTCGGGCGATATGGTGCTATCTGAGGCCGCTTTGATGATGATGGGCTTGCCGCTGACGAGCCTCAGCGAGAACAGGGCGATGATGGCCATGAGGCCGGAGAACACGCCGACAAGCTGGACGAACTCTACCCCGATATAGGGCAGAAGCCTGACGAAGACGATGGCCGAGATGCCCAGCGTCAGGCCGGCCACGACGGCCGGCACGAATCCCTTCCGGACGCCGTCGAAGCCTTCGGCGACCCAGAGCATGCCCAGGGCCAGCCCGGTCGATACGACGGGCAGGAAAATGGAAATATTGGACGAGAGCAGGCCAAGGTCCAGGCCGAAGGCCTGGGCGGGGAGCGTGATGGGCACGGCGAGCAGCGAGAACGACGTGAGCGGGTCGTAGCCCAGGCAGGGCAGCGCTACGGCCGCCAGCGGGGAAAATCCCAGGGCGATCATGATGGGCGGCAGCATGGTGACGGGCGTGGCGCCGATGGACACCAGCAGGGAGCCCAGGCCCACGTTGAGGATCATGACCTGCTCGTACTTCTCCGCGGCGATGGTCTTGATGAACCCAGTGATGCGCTTTATCGCCCCCGTCATGTCCATCATCGTCACCTGTAAGATGGTGAACAGTACCATGAGCGAGATGCCGAACGAGGACAGGATGCCCGCGAAGGATGCCCGCAGGGCGACGTCCAGGGAAGTGCCAAAAAAAAGAACGGCGATGGCGACGGTAAGGGCCCAGCCGGCGATGCCCATGTAGGTGCCGGACTTTTTAAAGAAAACCAGCCCGGCGAAGATGAAGAGAATGGGTAGTATGGCTAAGATAAAGGCTAATAGCTGCTCCATGGTATGCTTCCGCCGGAGTACAAAGGCGCTATTATATCTTAGCCCTTTCGTATTTATCGCTGGCCTTCAGGGGCTTGGTGGCGTCGATGCCCATCTTGCTGGTGATGTTGTCCTCGGACACGGGGTCAAGCGAGCTCCCCCTGACGTTGGAGACGATCATCACGTCCCTGTCGGCCTTGGTGCGGGTGGCGATGGCGTATTCGACGTCCGCCGTGTCGAAGATGTTGATGTCGGTGTCGACCACAACGACGTGCTTGAGGCTCGTGTGGGCCGCGAAGGCGGCCATGATGGCGTTCTTGCCGTCGCCCTCGGTCTGCTTCTCGATCTGGACGATGGCGTGCAGGTAGCAGCATCCGCCCTCGGTCAGGACGACATTCTTGACTTTCGTGACGTTGGCCACGGCATTGTATATTAAAGGCTCGTAGGGCACGCCCATGAGGAGCTTGTGCTCGTTGCCCCCGGGCAGGATGCCATGGTAGATGGGGTCTTTCCTCATCATCATGTTGTTTAAATGGATGACAGGCTCGGGCCGGATATGGTCGTAGGAGCCGGTGATATCGACGAAGGGGCCTTCCTTGACCTTTTCAGAGGGGTCGATGTAGCCTTCCAGGACTATCTCTCCGTGGGGGACTTCCACCCCGTTGTCCAGCGTGACCAGTTCGAGAGGCTCTCCCTTGAGGGCGGCCGCGTATTCCCATTCCCTTTTCGGCGGGACCCTCGTGGAGGCGGCGAACACGGTGACCGGGTCTACACCAATGACAATGCCCACAGGCAATGGCTCATTCTTAGCCGCAGCCTCCTTCTGCATGACGTAGGTATGGCGGGGAGGCACAAGCCTGGCGGCCAGCGTATTATCGTTGACGACCATGAGCCGGTGAATGGAAGCGTTATACATGTCCTTATACTTCGAGACGACGATGCCGGCCGTGATGTACGCGCCGCCGTCCTTCTTGAAGTGCTTCATGATCGGGAGCCGGGATAGATTAGCTTTTGACTTGACCTCGAACATCGGCGAATGATCGACGTGTTTGACCTCGCCGTTATAACCGGTTGAAGTCAGCTTGTTGATGATGTTATCGGGCGAGACGCCCAGGGCCCGGGCGAACGTCTCCCGGGAGTTCATGACGTTCATGGCTGCCCGCATGCCGTTGCAGTCGTTGAACAGGACCGGGCGCCGGTCCTGGTACGCGTACCTCGGCGCCTCGAATATAGGCGATATCGGCTTGTTGATCTCCTGCAGGTTCCCTTCTTTTTTCAGCCAGTCTAAAAATTCTCGTAGACCCATTGTCCGAACTCCTCGATGAACGCTATATTGTCAGAAAACGCCCGTTTCGTTGATATATTTTGTTATTCGGCGCCGTATAATACCGACGCGATAAAATATTAAATCTATCGGTTTGCTATGGGAAGCGTTACCACGAACCGGGCGCCCTTCGAAAAGTCCCCGTTTACGCGGTCCTCGACCCAGAATTCGCCGTTAAAGTCCTCCAGGAGCATTTTAATGAGGCAGAGGCCGAAGCCCTTGCCCCTCGACTTCGTATGCGTGAGGTCGAGCTCCAGCAGGGTCTGCTTCATCTGGTCCGTGATGCCGGGGCCGTTATCCTCGACGGAGACGCCCACGTATTCCTTTCCGGCCTTCACGACCCGGTATAAGCTGATATTGATCGTCAGGTCCCCCGTGGAGTGCTTAATCGCGTTGCCCACCAGGTTAATGAATACGTCCTTGAGAAGGTCGTTGGCCTTGACCGTGAAGCCTTTCACGGGAGTAAAATCGATCCTCACGCGCCTGCCGGGAGTATCCAGGTGCTGTTCCACTACATCGCTTAATACCGTGCTGACGTCCATGATCCTGGGCTCGTACAGGCCCCGCTTCTCCCGCTGGATCTTCCGCACGTTATCGATGAGCAGGGAGCTGTTCTTGATGGAATCCATGGCCTTATCCAGTAAATAGAGATTGTCGGAGGTCAGTTTGCCTTCGTACTCGATGATGTTGCGGGCTAGCTCCATGAACCCCAGGGTGATCTGGTTCATGTTATTGATATCGTGGCCCATAAGGTCCACGTACAGCTCGCTCTCGGCCATCGCATTTCGTAAGATGCTATCGGCCTGTATGCGGTCAGTGATGTCCCGGACCTGCTCGACGGTGCCCGCCACGTCCCCGTCGTCATTGACCAGCGGGTAGGCGTAAAGCTCCTTCCACCCGATGAGGTCGTGCACGACCTCGCGCTGCATGCTTTTTTCCCGGACCGCCCGGATGCTCGGGCAGTTCTCGCATGGCTCGTTTCGCCCATGGAAGAGCCGATAGCATTTTTTCCCCACGAGGTCCCTGCCGTGCCACTTTTCAATGGTCGGGTTATGCCGTACGACGTTCAGGTCTATATCGAGGACTGTGAGGCCGTCCTGTATACAGTTGAAAATATTGTTCAGGAGCGCCTGGCTTTTACGGAGCGAATCTGCCGCCCTCTGGCGCTCGGTGATATCCCTCGCGATACCGACGATCGCTTTTTCCCCGTCGAGGATGATGCCTCGTGAGTTGACCTCCAGCGGGAACGTGCTCCCATCCTTTCGCCGGTGTACCGTCTGGTATACGCAGCCATACTTGTAGCACCGCTCCAGCATGCCCGGCAATTTTTTTCGTTCTTCATCGGTCCGCAGCATGGCGATGTTCATGGACGGGAGCTCGTCCCTGGAGTACCCGTAGGCCCTGACGGCCGCGTCGTTGACTTCGATGATGCTGCCGTCGAGGCGGAGAAAATAGGCGATATCCTGGATGCTGTCGAAAAGAAAATGATATTTATCCGCATCCGCGGTCTTCACTAAAGCCTGCGCCCCCTGCCGCTGCTCAGCTAAAAGCTGCTCTTTTGCCTTACAGGCATCGGATTGGCGGGCGGGACTATTATCCAGACTCATAATTACATGCTAAAAGAGATTAGTATAAATTATATTAATATTTTTAGGTCTATATAACGATAAATAAAATAGCTTTGGCTTAGTGGGAAAGAAGAAAAAATGAGAGCCAACGTCCGGAGTCGAACCGGATTAGGATTGCTCTGCAGGCAATTGCATGGCCGCTCTGCCACGTTGGCGAGTTTTGCAACAGTGTACATACATTTTTTCTATTTAAATCTGTTGATATCGGCATAAAGGGATACAAACGCTGAATTAATCAACATTAATATTATCCATCACGCCGTACAATTATTGAGTATGCCGCAGCGAGAGCTTAACGATTATGACCTCAAAAGATACGACAGACAGATAATTCTCCGGGGATTCGGCGAGGAAGGGCAAAAGAAGCTTAAGAATACGCGGGTTTTTGTGGCGGGATGCGGAGGCCTGGGGAGTCCAATCGCTTACTACCTGGCCGCTGCAGGGTTCGGTCACCTCGTTCTTGTGGACATGGATGTCGTCGACCTGAGCAATTTGAACCGCCAGATCCTTCACTGGGACGAGAATATCGGGGAGCTTAAGGTGAAAAGCGCTTACGAGAAGCTCTCCCGGCTCAACCCGGAGATCGAGCTTACTCCCCTGAACATGGAGATCACCGGGGATAACGTCTATGAGCTGACGGAAGGCTGCGACATCATCATGGACGCCATGGACAACTTCCCCGCCCGGTACATGCTCAACCGGGCGTCGCTAAAACACGGAATACCGTTCATACACGCCTCCATCTGGGGCATGGAGGGCCGCCTGACGACGCTCGTCCCGGGAAAGACGCCATGCCTGGAGTGCATCTTCCCGAATGCCCCCCCTAAGGAGAAGTTCCCCGTTCTCGGGGCCACGGCGGGCGTGCTGGGCACGCTGCAGGTCACTGAGGCCGTTAAGGTCATCCTTGGCACAGGCGAGCCGCTGCTCAACCGGCTGCTCGTCTACGACGGCGAGTACATGGAGTTCCACGAGATCTGTATCGATAAGAACCCGGATTGCCCGGCCTGCAGGCATATGGAATAATTTATTCGATAATACGTCATAAATCGAAATATTTCTATCTATTTTAGAAAAAACTGGTGGTTTTAGGGTAATCAATCGAAATATTTATCAAGCGCTTGTTATATATAATTAATAAAAATTCCGTAGTGGCCCGGTATCTTCCCGGCCACCCGGGAAAAGGGGGCAAAACATATCGAGCTATATCAGGCTATAGCCTTACTCGTCGTAGTAGGGTGCATCATAGTCCTGCTCTGGCTATTTCAAAATGCCATGGGCGGGACGGCTTCGAAGACTCTCATCAGCTATGAGGCACTCGCCCTCATGCTCATCATCATTTTTTCGCTCATCGGGGATTACTTCTTATTCCAGGGCGAACTATTGATCAGGCCCATTTTCGGCCAGAACGCAGTGGAGCGGATACACTATGTTTATGATAACATGGGCAACGATATGAAAATATATCTCGTTTCTCTGATGTCGTTCATCGTGATCTGCCTGTTCCTGGTGTTATACTATATTTCTAAAAAATAGGCCACAACCACTAAAATATCGAGCGCTCATCGATCGGTAAAACATATTCATTCGTATCGACGGGCCGGCTTTTAATGCGCCAGACGCCGTCAAAATAAATTTCGACCGTAGCCCCGATCCCGTATTCTTTTTCTAAGAACGGGATCTGTCGTCTATCGATGGGCACTTTGATCAACGTCCCCTCGACGTTCACCAGAATATTGGCATCATTGACGAGCGGGTTCCAGTGTTTCTTGATACCTTTAAAAATGCCTGTAGCTACCGCTCCAGTATCATGATGCACATTTGCGCCCCCTCGTTAATATCCGTTATTGGCTCGAGTGCCCATAAACGTTTGCTTTCTTGTACGAGCCGATAACATGCTGGCGGTTTTGAGCTTATGGCTTTACCGTATCTTATGTGGTGTGGAGGGTAATACGTCCTGCTTTTTCTGCTTCTGGCCCCAGCGCTGGTACACGTCGTTATCGATGCCTAGCTGATCCAGGATCCGCCCGACGACGTTGTCGACCAGATCGTCGATCGTCTTTGGCTTGTTGTAGAACCCGGGGCTTGCCGGCATGATCACGGCCCCCGCCTGCTTTAGCTTTACCATGTTCTCGAGATGAATGAGGTTGAGGGGCATTTCGCGGGGCACGATGATGAGCTTGCGGCCCTCCTTGAGCGTTACGTCCGCGGCACGGCCGATGAGGGTGTCCGCGTAGCCGTTCGCCACCCCGGCCATCGTCTTCATGGTGCAGGGCACGATGACCATGGCGTCCCAGCGGTATGAGCCGCTCGCGATGGGCGATAAAAAGTCGTTATCCTCATAATGGAAAGTAGCTTTCTTCAGCAGCGAGCTCACGCTCGTGTCCGTCTCGATCTCGACCAGTTCCCGTGCCTCCTGCGAAAGCACCAGGTGCGTCTCCTCGTTGCCCTCTAGGACCTCTAACAGCCGGATGCCGTACTGCACCCCGCTGGCGCCGGTCATCGCGATGATCAGTCTTTTTTGCATAGTTCACCCGCCAGTGCGCTTATCAGCTCGTCGCAGAGCCTCAGCGTTTCATCTATTTCTTCTTTCGTGATATTATCGTAATGTATGCCTGCCACGATAACGACTGTTTTGTTTAGCTTTTTTGCCAATTTTTCCGCTGCGCCCTTTACTACGCGGTCTTCCCTGTGCGCCGGGACTGTGATGACTGAGGATGTGGCGACTCCTTCGGACTTTATTCCGACCGCCACGGCCCCGATATGCGCCTTACCGCCCGTGATGGCCACGAGCAGGTCGTCGCCCACGTCGACCGCTTTCAGGGACACCGCAATGCGGCCCGATGAGTTCGAGAACAGCCGCTCCATCAAACGACCTCGAGCTTACTCTGCTTCGGCACCTTTTCAACGTTAAAGTAATCCCTGGCGATGCGGCCGACCTTCTCCCGGTATTCGGGCAGCGTGTAAACACCCATGCGCCAGTCGCTCGAATAGGACTCTTCCATGATCTTCACTAGATTTGACACGTCGTCCAAATATTTCAACTGGTCATTTTCCATGAGCACCGTGGCGTTGCGCTCCCTGAAGTCGGGTATCTTCGGGATGTCGATGAGCACGTAGCCGCTGTCGATGCCCGCCATGCGGGCGATCTCGCGCTCGATATCCTTATGTATCCTGGTGTAGCGGACGATGCTCCTGTCGACGGAATCGAATCCGACGTACAGCGCCCTCTTGAAGAGGTTCCGCGAGTTCAGGCGGCCGATCATTTCTGCCGAATATTTGTTGAAGTGCCTCATGCGCTCGTTGAGCTCGTAATCGTCCATGAGCTGTAGCTCGAAGGCGTTCATGTCTCCCTCGCTGATGGCGGCGTCGATGCCGTGGACGAACATGG encodes:
- a CDS encoding sodium:solute symporter family protein, which codes for MAVDLWIFALCTAVYLAIVLFLGYLGWKQTKGTEDYMLAGRKVHPALIALSYAATFISTSAIVGFGGVAANMGMGIIWLVGFNIFFGILIAFVVYGKKTREIGQRLKAVTFPDLMGKIFNSAFMQYACGLVIVLGMPLYTSAVMIGGARFVETTFAMDYNLALILFAAITAIYVVVGGLLAVIYTDSFQAIIMLVGMTFLLVFTYVSMGGITNAHETLTNMASLVSDAARSQGMTGWTSMPAFGSPMWLTLVTTIIMGVGIGVLAQPQLIVRFMTAKDNKSLNRAVAIGGFAILMLPGVAYTVGALTNVYFYQEMGKLAVAAAGGNTDSVFPLYINMALPDWFVVIFLLTLLAAAMSTLSALFHAMGTAAVNDIWGRLRNKKPSLVETKTFVILMIIVSVALAYIMPGSIIARATAMFMGLCAAAFLPAFTHAIFSKKPSANAAKVSLVVGAVTWFLWTAFVHIKESEPLGLSMLFFGQKAILPMPWQVVDPIIIALPLSAIALIVVWAIEHMTASKDEETIKKAV
- a CDS encoding symporter small accessory protein — translated: MFGIDDPWILGGYIFTIGVTIACILYGILKWNEGGE
- a CDS encoding L-lactate permease — encoded protein: MEQLLAFILAILPILFIFAGLVFFKKSGTYMGIAGWALTVAIAVLFFGTSLDVALRASFAGILSSFGISLMVLFTILQVTMMDMTGAIKRITGFIKTIAAEKYEQVMILNVGLGSLLVSIGATPVTMLPPIMIALGFSPLAAVALPCLGYDPLTSFSLLAVPITLPAQAFGLDLGLLSSNISIFLPVVSTGLALGMLWVAEGFDGVRKGFVPAVVAGLTLGISAIVFVRLLPYIGVEFVQLVGVFSGLMAIIALFSLRLVSGKPIIIKAASDSTISPDGGARMPLRNALLPWGLLIAFCILISIPFISTMLHGIPGGLNKVAVYSNKVIDLKVLNQAYFWVLVSTVISAPFLVKSKSQAREVLKVWARRAWSPTLAAAVFFAIAYVMDYSAQSVVDGALAFATGAIDLNMNAVIGLSLAAFFGASAFPAVSPLLGLFGCFVSGSEASSNVMFHGILKKSTDVLDIDFMKVYAAHAVSGGIASGISPAKIVNAAAVIDRLGIEGEVIRKSAVVSILLTLIVGAILFVWIAL
- a CDS encoding UbiD family decarboxylase — encoded protein: MGLREFLDWLKKEGNLQEINKPISPIFEAPRYAYQDRRPVLFNDCNGMRAAMNVMNSRETFARALGVSPDNIINKLTSTGYNGEVKHVDHSPMFEVKSKANLSRLPIMKHFKKDGGAYITAGIVVSKYKDMYNASIHRLMVVNDNTLAARLVPPRHTYVMQKEAAAKNEPLPVGIVIGVDPVTVFAASTRVPPKREWEYAAALKGEPLELVTLDNGVEVPHGEIVLEGYIDPSEKVKEGPFVDITGSYDHIRPEPVIHLNNMMMRKDPIYHGILPGGNEHKLLMGVPYEPLIYNAVANVTKVKNVVLTEGGCCYLHAIVQIEKQTEGDGKNAIMAAFAAHTSLKHVVVVDTDINIFDTADVEYAIATRTKADRDVMIVSNVRGSSLDPVSEDNITSKMGIDATKPLKASDKYERAKI
- a CDS encoding PAS domain S-box protein yields the protein MSLDNSPARQSDACKAKEQLLAEQRQGAQALVKTADADKYHFLFDSIQDIAYFLRLDGSIIEVNDAAVRAYGYSRDELPSMNIAMLRTDEERKKLPGMLERCYKYGCVYQTVHRRKDGSTFPLEVNSRGIILDGEKAIVGIARDITERQRAADSLRKSQALLNNIFNCIQDGLTVLDIDLNVVRHNPTIEKWHGRDLVGKKCYRLFHGRNEPCENCPSIRAVREKSMQREVVHDLIGWKELYAYPLVNDDGDVAGTVEQVRDITDRIQADSILRNAMAESELYVDLMGHDINNMNQITLGFMELARNIIEYEGKLTSDNLYLLDKAMDSIKNSSLLIDNVRKIQREKRGLYEPRIMDVSTVLSDVVEQHLDTPGRRVRIDFTPVKGFTVKANDLLKDVFINLVGNAIKHSTGDLTINISLYRVVKAGKEYVGVSVEDNGPGITDQMKQTLLELDLTHTKSRGKGFGLCLIKMLLEDFNGEFWVEDRVNGDFSKGARFVVTLPIANR
- a CDS encoding HesA/MoeB/ThiF family protein — translated: MPQRELNDYDLKRYDRQIILRGFGEEGQKKLKNTRVFVAGCGGLGSPIAYYLAAAGFGHLVLVDMDVVDLSNLNRQILHWDENIGELKVKSAYEKLSRLNPEIELTPLNMEITGDNVYELTEGCDIIMDAMDNFPARYMLNRASLKHGIPFIHASIWGMEGRLTTLVPGKTPCLECIFPNAPPKEKFPVLGATAGVLGTLQVTEAVKVILGTGEPLLNRLLVYDGEYMEFHEICIDKNPDCPACRHME
- a CDS encoding UbiX family flavin prenyltransferase; the encoded protein is MQKRLIIAMTGASGVQYGIRLLEVLEGNEETHLVLSQEARELVEIETDTSVSSLLKKATFHYEDNDFLSPIASGSYRWDAMVIVPCTMKTMAGVANGYADTLIGRAADVTLKEGRKLIIVPREMPLNLIHLENMVKLKQAGAVIMPASPGFYNKPKTIDDLVDNVVGRILDQLGIDNDVYQRWGQKQKKQDVLPSTPHKIR